A window of the Synchiropus splendidus isolate RoL2022-P1 chromosome 6, RoL_Sspl_1.0, whole genome shotgun sequence genome harbors these coding sequences:
- the LOC128760596 gene encoding nuclear receptor coactivator 3-like isoform X1, with the protein MSAIGDNSLEPLCSDRKRKLSTCDTPGLGCDKRRREQETKYIEELAELISANLSNIDSFNVKPDKCAILKETVRQIRQIKEQGKSSCSADDVQKADVSSTGQGVIDKDHLGPLLLQALDGFLFVVNREGSIVFVSDNVTQYLQFKQEELINTSVYNIIHDEDREEFHKNLPKTTAPNGAPWGGETPRQKSHTFNCRMLVNFHGSSHDERPSAQRYETMQCFALTQPRAIMEEGEDLQSCMICVARRITTLERTERFSTRHELSGKLIEIEQQSSPHTTMRPGWEDLVRRCMAMFLQRSDGQPWSYKRHYQDAFHNGHAETPLYRFSLSDGTLVTAQTRSDLCRNPNTNEPHSFLSTHFLQREQNGYRGNQGGGMRPQAMTMNNPSQQMNSGGGMGMNMGYNMAEPGNLPQRGVAQFAAGNRMNSMNQMNNMHQMGQMNSMHPMNQMGSMNQMGHHNMHHQQQQQQHQQHQQMSPFHGGGPGGVGSYGMGMTSPPLTSPGINGPPHNVMGSPRVRGSPKMGASPFSPGGLNSPMSSSLPGNSGSAGGGGGSSNFSSSSLNALQAISEGVGNPLASPLTSPSMHKPDSSPSINSTNQMAAGSGKPGLSTHCDSKSPGSSLGAAGDPQHHPHTPTSEGLPERPDSQAGRETGPSVGESNRRVPDNKSHKKLLQLLTSPTDELPPSTHTGSSGPSSTPEAKDGSLGVTSPSSSTGVSSSTGGGHGAVSSSGGAGHFSSQSLQEKHKILHKLLQDGNTPDEVARITAEATGKSSLDSCGPEAASVAGVRGSETKQEQHSPKKEKPHAILHYLLNKDDSKDGGDMKPKLEDLESRAAQGAVISSSESHSVEGKIKLEPSDETETLEKILGVPGHNPCFYPEPDTRAGKDGVNKAGSIPDSLHDAERDHIPSVQRAAYQRTMSMEAKMGCPEVAIGGGLAGRRNVPCPTLIKQESMDTPIRPGMMSNGFPGKGVCSPRGTPLRGMGRGMGMPQRPQMGGPGEWGMQRPNSSPMGGPGHPGMRSGPMGGPMMNRSNSVPGNNRSMLQQQLMDMGSNEGNMAMSPFGGHGPPPQSPSWPDSAMGMDRPPGNTNREPFGLPLDELLGPLANSDGPSDERALLDQLDSLLNTTDVNALQEIDKALGIADIIGQNQGPDLQDPHASSEHFQGPDSTMGMEQKPMYSQGYPGPPVPPSMGMQHGYTGNNMQAQSAAGLNPMMNQMGQTGGFTGMGAMGNPRASMMRPRMMSATKPLRLQLQQRLQGQQFMNQTRQGMKMENTPGASPGMRPGMQPGMQPSGMGGQSGFLNAQMIAQRSREMMTMQMRRQRMMMLMQQQQQQQQQQQQQQQQQQQQQVQGTVGGFSPPPNVTAPGGMENPMGGPSMNQQGQQGFNYGGNYGMNQQGEPSFMPPGSSQPVGMMGARMGGPMKGNMMPGMQGNPQAGPMYQAGDMKGWPQGGMARNSSYAQHQFPQQGNQGQFGNMMMNNSMGRAGPVSGPGAGQMQGQMQAQMQGQMGMNSMGMGRMPMGPDQKYC; encoded by the exons ATGAGTGCCATAGGAGACAACTCACTGGAGCCGCTGTGCTCAGACCGCAAACGTAAACTCTCCACCTGTGATACGCCGGGCCTTGG GTGTGACAAACGTCGACGGGAGCAGGAGACAAAGTACATTGAAGAGCTGGCGGAGCTCATCTCCGCCAACCTCTCCAACATCGACAGCTTCAACGTAAAGCCCGACAAATGTGCCATCCTCAAGGAGACTGTGAGGCAGATCAGACAAATCAAAGAACAAG GGAAGAGTTCCTGCAGTGCTGATGATGTTCAGAAGGCAGACGTGTCTTCCACCGGTCAAGGGGTCATTGACAAAGACCACCTGGGACCACTGCTGCTACAG GCCCTGGATGGTTTTCTGTTTGTGGTGAACCGCGAAGGCAGCATTGTCTTTGTGTCGGACAATGTGACGCAGTACCTCCAGTTCAAGCAGGAGGAGTTGATCAACACCAGCGTGTACAACATTATCCATGATGAGGACAGGGAGGAATTCCATAAAAATTTACCCAAGACCACTG CCCCAAATGGAGCACCATGGGGAGGAGAGACTCCACGGCAGAAGAGTCACACTTTCAATTGCCGTATGCTGGTGAATTTTCATGGCTCAAGTCACGACGAGCGGCCTAGCGCTCAGCGCTATGAGACCATGCAGTGTTTTGCCCTCACACAGCCCCGGGCCATCATGGAAGAGGGAGAAG ACTTGCAGTCCTGCATGATCTGTGTGGCACGTCGCATCACCACGCTGGAGAGAACCGAGAGGTTCAGCACCCGCCACGAactttcag GTAAGCTCATTGAGATTGAGCAGCAGAGTTCTCCTCACACCACGATGCGACCTGGCTGGGAGGACCTGGTGAGACGCTGCATGGCAATGTTTCTCCAGCGGAGCGATGGGCAGCCCTGGTCTTACAAACGCCACTATCAAGACG cGTTTCATAACGGCCATGCCGAGACCCCGCTGTACCGCTTCTCGCTCTCCGATGGCACCCTCGTCACGGCGCAGACCAGAAGTGATCTCTGCCGGAATCCCAACACCAATGAGCCTCACTCTTTCCTCTCCACACACTTCCTTCAAAG AGAGCAAAATGGCTATCGAGGAAACCAAGGTGGTGGCATGAGGCCTCAAGCCATGACCATGAACAACCCCAGTCAACAGATGAACTCAGGAGGGGGGATGGGCATGAACATGGGCTACAACATGGCCGAGCCAGGGAACCTACCTCAGCGAGGAGTGGCGCAGTTCGCCGCAGGCAACCGCATGAATTCCATGAATCAGATGAACAACATGCACCAGATGGGTCAAATGAATTCGATGCATCCGATGAACCAAATGGGCTCCATGAATCAGATGGGCCATCACAACATGCAccatcaacagcagcagcagcagcatcagcagcaccagcagatgAGCCCTTTCCACGGAGGCGGCCCAGGAGGTGTGGGAAGTTACGGAATGGGAATGACAAGCCCGCCACTCACCAGCCCAGGGATCAATGGACCTCCACACAATGTAATGGGCTCACCCCGTGTTCGAGGAAGCCCCAAAATGGGTGCCAGTCCTTTCTCTCCAGGAG GTCTAAACTCGCCGATGAGCTCAAGTCTTCCCGGCAACTCGGGTTCTGCTGGAGGAGGCGGTGGCTCGTCCaatttctccagcagctccctAAATGCTCTCCAGGCCATCAGTGAGGGAGTTGGTAATCCGTTGGCATCGCCCCTCACCTCTCCCTCCATGCACAAGCCTGACAGCTCACCCAGCATCAATTCCACCAATCAGATGGCGGCAGGGTCCGGTAAACCCGGTCTCTCTACACACTGTGACTCCAAGAGCCCAGGTAGCTCACTGGGAGCGGCGGGCGACCCTCAGCATCACCCACACACCCCCACCAGCGAGGGCCTTCCTGAGCGGCCCGACAGCCAGGCAGGCAGAGAGACTGGACCTTCCGTGGGGGAATCGAACAGACGAGTCCCAGACAACAAATCCCATAAGAAGCTTTTGCAGCTTCTCACTTCTCCCACAGATGAGCTGCCGCCTTCTACTCACACGGGAAGCTCTGGCCCCAGCTCAACCCCTGAGGCGAAAGATGGTTCTCTTGGTGTCACGagcccttcctcctccactggGGTGTCCTCCTCCACAGGTGGGGGTCATGGCGCAGTGTCCTCTAGCGGTGGTGCGGGGCATTTCAGCAGCCAGTCACTACAGGAGAAGCACAAAATCTTGCACAAACTTCTGCAAGACGGGAACACTCCCGACGAGGTCGCTCGCATCACAGCTGAGGCAACAGGGAAGAGCAGCTTGGACTCGTGTGGACCAGAGGCAGCGTCGGTCGCAGGGGTCCGTGGATCAGAAACAAAGCAGGAGCAGCACAGCcccaaaaaggagaagcctcacgCGATTCTTCACTACCTCCTCAATAAGGACGACTCTAAGGACGGTGGAGATATGAAACCAAAGCTGGAGGATCTGGAGAGCAGAGCGGCTCAGGGTGCCGTCATTTCGAGCTCGGAGTCCCACTCTGTGGAGGGCAAAATCAAGCTAGAGCCGTCTGATGAG ACTGAGACTCTGGAGAAAATCCTGGGTGTTCCCGGACACAACCCATGCTTCTACCCTGAACCGGACACCCGAGCAGGCAAGGATGGAGTAAATAAAGCAGGAAGCATTCCCGACAGTTTACACG ATGCAGAGAGAGACCACATACCCTCAGTCCAAAGAGCTGCCTATCAGAGGACCATGTCCATGGAGGCCAAGATGGGGTGTCCGGAAGTAGCAATTGGTGGTGGACTCGCTGGGAGAAGAAACGTCCCTTGTCCAACATTGATCAAACAAGAGAGCATGGACACGCCCATCCGACCTGGGATGATGTCCAATGGCTTCCCAGGCAAGGGTGTGTGTTCACCTCGTGGCACTCCGCTAA GAGGAATGGGCAGAGGGATGGGAATGCCACAGCGACCTCAGATGGGTGGACCAGGCGAGTGGGGCATGCAGAGGCCAAACTCCAGCCCCATGGGTGGACCAGGTCATCCTGGCATGCGCTCGGGCCCAATGGGAGGGCCGATGATGAACCGTTCCAACAGCGTCCCTGGAAACAACAGGTCAATGCTGCAGCAGCAACTTATGGATATGG GTTCTAATGAAGGAAACATGGCTATGAGCCCTTTCGGTGGGCACGGACCCCCGCCCCAGTCGCCCTCCTGGCCGGACTCTGCCATGGGAATGGACAGGCCGCCAGGCAACACTAATAG GGAGCCGTTTGGACTACCACTGGACGAGCTTCTGGGACCGTTGGCCAACAGCGACGGGCCGAGTGATGAGCGGGCACTCCTGGACCAGCTTGACTCTCTGCTGAACACAACTGACGTCAACGCGCTACAGGAAATTGACAAAGCCCTGGGCATCGCTGATATCATAGGACAG AACCAGGGACCAGATCTTCAGGACCCACACGCATCATCTGAGCATTTCCAAGGACCAGATTCAACCATGGGCATGGAGCAAAAACCCATGTATAGTCAGGGTTACCCCGGCCCGCCTGTGCCCCCCTCCATGGGCATGCAGCATGGCTACACTGGTAACAACATGCAGGCTCAGTCTGCTGCAGGACTGAACCCCATGATGAACCAGATGGGGCAGACAGGGGGCTTCACCGGTATGGGAGCCATGGGCAACCCCCGTGCTAGCATGATGAGACCCCGCATGATGAGTGCCACCAAACCTCTGcgcctgcagctgcagcagcgactTCAGGGCCAGCAA TTCATGAATCAAACTCGGCAaggaatgaaaatggaaaacactCCTGGAGCCAGTCCTGGCATGAGGCCCGGCATGCAGCCTGGCATGCAGCCTTCTGGGATGGGTGGTCAG tCGGGCTTCCTGAACGCTCAGATGATCGCTCAGCGCAGCAGGGAGATGATGACCATGCAGATGAGACGACAGCGAATGATGATGCTcatgcaacagcagcagcaacaacaacaacaacaacaacaacaacaacaacagcagcagcagcaacaagttCAAGGAACAGTGGGAGGTTTCAGCCCACCCCCTAATGTCACCGCTCCGGGGGGCATGGAGAATCCCATGGGAGGTCCGTCTATGAACCAGCAAGGACAGCAGGGCTTCAACTACGGCGGCAACTATG GAAtgaaccagcagggggagccgTCCTTCATGCCCCCTGGAAGCAGCCAGCCAGTAGGAATGATGGGTGCACGGATGGGTGGCCCCATGAAGGGGAACATGATGCCGGGGATGCAAGGAAATCCTCAGGCAGGACCCATGTACCAGGCCGGCGACATGAAGGGCTGGCCACAAGGAGGCATGGCGCGGAACAG CTCCTATGCACAGCATCAGTTCCCCCAGCAGGGAAACCAGGGCCAGTTTGGAAATATGATGATGAACAACTCGATGGGCAGAGCCGGCCCAGTCAGTGGTCCAGGCGCTGGACAGATGCAAGGCCAGATGCAGGCACAAATGCAAGGTCAAATGGGCATGAACTCCATGGGCATGGGGAGGATGCCCATGGGACCCGATCAG AAGTATTGCTGA
- the LOC128760596 gene encoding nuclear receptor coactivator 3-like isoform X2, giving the protein MSAIGDNSLEPLCSDRKRKLSTCDTPGLGCDKRRREQETKYIEELAELISANLSNIDSFNVKPDKCAILKETVRQIRQIKEQGKSSCSADDVQKADVSSTGQGVIDKDHLGPLLLQALDGFLFVVNREGSIVFVSDNVTQYLQFKQEELINTSVYNIIHDEDREEFHKNLPKTTAPNGAPWGGETPRQKSHTFNCRMLVNFHGSSHDERPSAQRYETMQCFALTQPRAIMEEGEDLQSCMICVARRITTLERTERFSTRHELSGKLIEIEQQSSPHTTMRPGWEDLVRRCMAMFLQRSDGQPWSYKRHYQDAFHNGHAETPLYRFSLSDGTLVTAQTRSDLCRNPNTNEPHSFLSTHFLQREQNGYRGNQGGGMRPQAMTMNNPSQQMNSGGGMGMNMGYNMAEPGNLPQRGVAQFAAGNRMNSMNQMNNMHQMGQMNSMHPMNQMGSMNQMGHHNMHHQQQQQQHQQHQQMSPFHGGGPGGVGSYGMGMTSPPLTSPGINGPPHNVMGSPRVRGSPKMGASPFSPGGLNSPMSSSLPGNSGSAGGGGGSSNFSSSSLNALQAISEGVGNPLASPLTSPSMHKPDSSPSINSTNQMAAGSGKPGLSTHCDSKSPGSSLGAAGDPQHHPHTPTSEGLPERPDSQAGRETGPSVGESNRRVPDNKSHKKLLQLLTSPTDELPPSTHTGSSGPSSTPEAKDGSLGVTSPSSSTGVSSSTGGGHGAVSSSGGAGHFSSQSLQEKHKILHKLLQDGNTPDEVARITAEATGKSSLDSCGPEAASVAGVRGSETKQEQHSPKKEKPHAILHYLLNKDDSKDGGDMKPKLEDLESRAAQGAVISSSESHSVEGKIKLEPSDETETLEKILGVPGHNPCFYPEPDTRAGKDGVNKAGSIPDSLHDAERDHIPSVQRAAYQRTMSMEAKMGCPEVAIGGGLAGRRNVPCPTLIKQESMDTPIRPGMMSNGFPGKGVCSPRGTPLRMGRGMGMPQRPQMGGPGEWGMQRPNSSPMGGPGHPGMRSGPMGGPMMNRSNSVPGNNRSMLQQQLMDMGSNEGNMAMSPFGGHGPPPQSPSWPDSAMGMDRPPGNTNREPFGLPLDELLGPLANSDGPSDERALLDQLDSLLNTTDVNALQEIDKALGIADIIGQNQGPDLQDPHASSEHFQGPDSTMGMEQKPMYSQGYPGPPVPPSMGMQHGYTGNNMQAQSAAGLNPMMNQMGQTGGFTGMGAMGNPRASMMRPRMMSATKPLRLQLQQRLQGQQFMNQTRQGMKMENTPGASPGMRPGMQPGMQPSGMGGQSGFLNAQMIAQRSREMMTMQMRRQRMMMLMQQQQQQQQQQQQQQQQQQQQQVQGTVGGFSPPPNVTAPGGMENPMGGPSMNQQGQQGFNYGGNYGMNQQGEPSFMPPGSSQPVGMMGARMGGPMKGNMMPGMQGNPQAGPMYQAGDMKGWPQGGMARNSSYAQHQFPQQGNQGQFGNMMMNNSMGRAGPVSGPGAGQMQGQMQAQMQGQMGMNSMGMGRMPMGPDQKYC; this is encoded by the exons ATGAGTGCCATAGGAGACAACTCACTGGAGCCGCTGTGCTCAGACCGCAAACGTAAACTCTCCACCTGTGATACGCCGGGCCTTGG GTGTGACAAACGTCGACGGGAGCAGGAGACAAAGTACATTGAAGAGCTGGCGGAGCTCATCTCCGCCAACCTCTCCAACATCGACAGCTTCAACGTAAAGCCCGACAAATGTGCCATCCTCAAGGAGACTGTGAGGCAGATCAGACAAATCAAAGAACAAG GGAAGAGTTCCTGCAGTGCTGATGATGTTCAGAAGGCAGACGTGTCTTCCACCGGTCAAGGGGTCATTGACAAAGACCACCTGGGACCACTGCTGCTACAG GCCCTGGATGGTTTTCTGTTTGTGGTGAACCGCGAAGGCAGCATTGTCTTTGTGTCGGACAATGTGACGCAGTACCTCCAGTTCAAGCAGGAGGAGTTGATCAACACCAGCGTGTACAACATTATCCATGATGAGGACAGGGAGGAATTCCATAAAAATTTACCCAAGACCACTG CCCCAAATGGAGCACCATGGGGAGGAGAGACTCCACGGCAGAAGAGTCACACTTTCAATTGCCGTATGCTGGTGAATTTTCATGGCTCAAGTCACGACGAGCGGCCTAGCGCTCAGCGCTATGAGACCATGCAGTGTTTTGCCCTCACACAGCCCCGGGCCATCATGGAAGAGGGAGAAG ACTTGCAGTCCTGCATGATCTGTGTGGCACGTCGCATCACCACGCTGGAGAGAACCGAGAGGTTCAGCACCCGCCACGAactttcag GTAAGCTCATTGAGATTGAGCAGCAGAGTTCTCCTCACACCACGATGCGACCTGGCTGGGAGGACCTGGTGAGACGCTGCATGGCAATGTTTCTCCAGCGGAGCGATGGGCAGCCCTGGTCTTACAAACGCCACTATCAAGACG cGTTTCATAACGGCCATGCCGAGACCCCGCTGTACCGCTTCTCGCTCTCCGATGGCACCCTCGTCACGGCGCAGACCAGAAGTGATCTCTGCCGGAATCCCAACACCAATGAGCCTCACTCTTTCCTCTCCACACACTTCCTTCAAAG AGAGCAAAATGGCTATCGAGGAAACCAAGGTGGTGGCATGAGGCCTCAAGCCATGACCATGAACAACCCCAGTCAACAGATGAACTCAGGAGGGGGGATGGGCATGAACATGGGCTACAACATGGCCGAGCCAGGGAACCTACCTCAGCGAGGAGTGGCGCAGTTCGCCGCAGGCAACCGCATGAATTCCATGAATCAGATGAACAACATGCACCAGATGGGTCAAATGAATTCGATGCATCCGATGAACCAAATGGGCTCCATGAATCAGATGGGCCATCACAACATGCAccatcaacagcagcagcagcagcatcagcagcaccagcagatgAGCCCTTTCCACGGAGGCGGCCCAGGAGGTGTGGGAAGTTACGGAATGGGAATGACAAGCCCGCCACTCACCAGCCCAGGGATCAATGGACCTCCACACAATGTAATGGGCTCACCCCGTGTTCGAGGAAGCCCCAAAATGGGTGCCAGTCCTTTCTCTCCAGGAG GTCTAAACTCGCCGATGAGCTCAAGTCTTCCCGGCAACTCGGGTTCTGCTGGAGGAGGCGGTGGCTCGTCCaatttctccagcagctccctAAATGCTCTCCAGGCCATCAGTGAGGGAGTTGGTAATCCGTTGGCATCGCCCCTCACCTCTCCCTCCATGCACAAGCCTGACAGCTCACCCAGCATCAATTCCACCAATCAGATGGCGGCAGGGTCCGGTAAACCCGGTCTCTCTACACACTGTGACTCCAAGAGCCCAGGTAGCTCACTGGGAGCGGCGGGCGACCCTCAGCATCACCCACACACCCCCACCAGCGAGGGCCTTCCTGAGCGGCCCGACAGCCAGGCAGGCAGAGAGACTGGACCTTCCGTGGGGGAATCGAACAGACGAGTCCCAGACAACAAATCCCATAAGAAGCTTTTGCAGCTTCTCACTTCTCCCACAGATGAGCTGCCGCCTTCTACTCACACGGGAAGCTCTGGCCCCAGCTCAACCCCTGAGGCGAAAGATGGTTCTCTTGGTGTCACGagcccttcctcctccactggGGTGTCCTCCTCCACAGGTGGGGGTCATGGCGCAGTGTCCTCTAGCGGTGGTGCGGGGCATTTCAGCAGCCAGTCACTACAGGAGAAGCACAAAATCTTGCACAAACTTCTGCAAGACGGGAACACTCCCGACGAGGTCGCTCGCATCACAGCTGAGGCAACAGGGAAGAGCAGCTTGGACTCGTGTGGACCAGAGGCAGCGTCGGTCGCAGGGGTCCGTGGATCAGAAACAAAGCAGGAGCAGCACAGCcccaaaaaggagaagcctcacgCGATTCTTCACTACCTCCTCAATAAGGACGACTCTAAGGACGGTGGAGATATGAAACCAAAGCTGGAGGATCTGGAGAGCAGAGCGGCTCAGGGTGCCGTCATTTCGAGCTCGGAGTCCCACTCTGTGGAGGGCAAAATCAAGCTAGAGCCGTCTGATGAG ACTGAGACTCTGGAGAAAATCCTGGGTGTTCCCGGACACAACCCATGCTTCTACCCTGAACCGGACACCCGAGCAGGCAAGGATGGAGTAAATAAAGCAGGAAGCATTCCCGACAGTTTACACG ATGCAGAGAGAGACCACATACCCTCAGTCCAAAGAGCTGCCTATCAGAGGACCATGTCCATGGAGGCCAAGATGGGGTGTCCGGAAGTAGCAATTGGTGGTGGACTCGCTGGGAGAAGAAACGTCCCTTGTCCAACATTGATCAAACAAGAGAGCATGGACACGCCCATCCGACCTGGGATGATGTCCAATGGCTTCCCAGGCAAGGGTGTGTGTTCACCTCGTGGCACTCCGCTAA GAATGGGCAGAGGGATGGGAATGCCACAGCGACCTCAGATGGGTGGACCAGGCGAGTGGGGCATGCAGAGGCCAAACTCCAGCCCCATGGGTGGACCAGGTCATCCTGGCATGCGCTCGGGCCCAATGGGAGGGCCGATGATGAACCGTTCCAACAGCGTCCCTGGAAACAACAGGTCAATGCTGCAGCAGCAACTTATGGATATGG GTTCTAATGAAGGAAACATGGCTATGAGCCCTTTCGGTGGGCACGGACCCCCGCCCCAGTCGCCCTCCTGGCCGGACTCTGCCATGGGAATGGACAGGCCGCCAGGCAACACTAATAG GGAGCCGTTTGGACTACCACTGGACGAGCTTCTGGGACCGTTGGCCAACAGCGACGGGCCGAGTGATGAGCGGGCACTCCTGGACCAGCTTGACTCTCTGCTGAACACAACTGACGTCAACGCGCTACAGGAAATTGACAAAGCCCTGGGCATCGCTGATATCATAGGACAG AACCAGGGACCAGATCTTCAGGACCCACACGCATCATCTGAGCATTTCCAAGGACCAGATTCAACCATGGGCATGGAGCAAAAACCCATGTATAGTCAGGGTTACCCCGGCCCGCCTGTGCCCCCCTCCATGGGCATGCAGCATGGCTACACTGGTAACAACATGCAGGCTCAGTCTGCTGCAGGACTGAACCCCATGATGAACCAGATGGGGCAGACAGGGGGCTTCACCGGTATGGGAGCCATGGGCAACCCCCGTGCTAGCATGATGAGACCCCGCATGATGAGTGCCACCAAACCTCTGcgcctgcagctgcagcagcgactTCAGGGCCAGCAA TTCATGAATCAAACTCGGCAaggaatgaaaatggaaaacactCCTGGAGCCAGTCCTGGCATGAGGCCCGGCATGCAGCCTGGCATGCAGCCTTCTGGGATGGGTGGTCAG tCGGGCTTCCTGAACGCTCAGATGATCGCTCAGCGCAGCAGGGAGATGATGACCATGCAGATGAGACGACAGCGAATGATGATGCTcatgcaacagcagcagcaacaacaacaacaacaacaacaacaacaacaacagcagcagcagcaacaagttCAAGGAACAGTGGGAGGTTTCAGCCCACCCCCTAATGTCACCGCTCCGGGGGGCATGGAGAATCCCATGGGAGGTCCGTCTATGAACCAGCAAGGACAGCAGGGCTTCAACTACGGCGGCAACTATG GAAtgaaccagcagggggagccgTCCTTCATGCCCCCTGGAAGCAGCCAGCCAGTAGGAATGATGGGTGCACGGATGGGTGGCCCCATGAAGGGGAACATGATGCCGGGGATGCAAGGAAATCCTCAGGCAGGACCCATGTACCAGGCCGGCGACATGAAGGGCTGGCCACAAGGAGGCATGGCGCGGAACAG CTCCTATGCACAGCATCAGTTCCCCCAGCAGGGAAACCAGGGCCAGTTTGGAAATATGATGATGAACAACTCGATGGGCAGAGCCGGCCCAGTCAGTGGTCCAGGCGCTGGACAGATGCAAGGCCAGATGCAGGCACAAATGCAAGGTCAAATGGGCATGAACTCCATGGGCATGGGGAGGATGCCCATGGGACCCGATCAG AAGTATTGCTGA